A genomic window from Triticum urartu cultivar G1812 chromosome 7, Tu2.1, whole genome shotgun sequence includes:
- the LOC125522999 gene encoding uncharacterized protein LOC125522999 → MATPTDEPTITMETCGDVSDDPTMETIGVLSDVPIVSKSLPIGAVSANFKVTRGFGGIAENAKVNVDRLYLRQIMTGWDANQSDVIKPNAVTGLGKTAVNNWGIYDGPGPKAKLVAKTHGMHTFAGKWSNWFTLVFVVERFEASTLQVMGANDEDEADNEWAIVGGTGEFAMARGIIQRRVYSVTDSTLTHALTIEFFCRMKEVVPAPTKRGTVGGNKGSLLWEMEGKSQRLENVTIYHVGAVEGFQFSYVDEDGKIRTTGTWGRVHLDPLRKTEIKFGPSEFVKKINGAQRGGGWLSKFEIVTTHKTYGPFGSDIGTPHFSYTVPEDETVVGFFANTDNVFVTSIGVYTI, encoded by the exons ATGGCCACACCCACCGATGAACCCACCATCACCATGGAGACCTGCGGCGACGTCTCCGACGACCCCACCATGGAGACCATCGGTGTCCTCTCCGATGTTCCCATTGTGAGCAAAAGCCTCCCTATAGGCGCCGTCTCCGCCAATTTCAAGGTCACTCGTGGCTTCGGTGGAATCGCGGAGAACGCCAAGGTGAACGTCGACAGGCTGTATCTGCGCCAGATCATGACGGGCTGGGACGCGAATCAGTCGGATGTGATAAAGCCCAATGCCGTAACTGGGCTAGGTAAAACTGCTGTGAACAACTGGGGGATCTATGACGGCCCTGGCCCCAAGGCGAAACTGGTTGCCAAAACGCACGGCATGCACACATTTGCCGGCAAATGGAGCAATTGGTTCACCCTGGTGTTTGTGGTCGAAAG GTTCGAAGCGTCCACTCTTCAGGTTATGGGAGCTAATGATGAGGATGAGGCAGATAATGAGTGGGCCATTGTAGGTGGGACCGGTGAATTCGCGATGGCTCGCGGTATCATCCAGAGAAGAGTATATAGTGTAACAGACAGTACATTAACACATGCGCTTACTATTGAATTCTTCTGCCGCATGAAGGAG GTCGTCCCTGCACCTACAAAGAGAGGAACAGTTGGTGGAAATAAAGGCTCCCTGCTTTGGGAAATGGAAGGCAAATCCCAACGTCTAGAAAATGTAACAATCTACCATGTAGGTGCCGTTGAAGGGTTCCAATTTTCCTACGTTGATGAAGACGGGAAAATCCGCACCACTGGTACTTGGGGTCGAGTACATCTTGATCCTTTGCGCAAGACGGAA ATAAAGTTTGGCCCATCAGAGTTTGTGAAAAAGATCAATGGGGCTCAGAGAGGCGGGGGCTGGCTATCAAAATTTGAGATCGTCACCACCCACAAAACGTATGGTCCTTTTGGAAGTGACATCGGCACTCCACATTTCAGCTATACCGTGCCGGAGGACGAGACCGTGGTGGGCTTCTTCGCAAACACTGATAACGTTTTCGTCACTTCAATTGGTGTTTACACCATCTAA
- the LOC125520628 gene encoding BTB/POZ and MATH domain-containing protein 2-like: MSTSGLLSAMRGAGRQHITVSTLRTAPAAGSHVFRIEEFTRLREKTANGVAVLSSPFAVGGHEWRIRCFPNGRIKDSVGHVSLHLQHDSHAKTGDVTATYKMSILDKSWEPSCTQIMENHRFETDDGYWGWRKFMKHKDLDLDREKYLKDDCLSVLCDVTVDDEVAAPEQLNPEPAPMEPPHGLHLAEAADVMIHLGDGQRIGAHRFIYTDSPPAQLEEAPATTVEQLLMAADRYELKKLRAACEEALCKKIDVSSVATALALDERYGCPALRKACMRVLSSPDNLEAVAASSDGLEKLKTLSLSVLLDLFDKNMPLREQQRMLRTNRLVSDQSDKGW; this comes from the exons ATGTCCACGTCGGGCCTCTTGTCTGCCATGCGCGGCGCCGGCCGCCAGCACATCACCGTTTCCACCCTCCGCACGGCACCGGCAGCCGGCTCTCACGTCTTCCGGATCGAGGAGTTCACGCGACTCAGGGAGAAGACGGCCAATGGCGTCGCCGTCTTGTCAAGCCCGTTTGCCGTCGGCGGCCACGAGTGGCGTATCAGGTGCTTCCCGAACGGCAGAATCAAAGATTCGGTGGGCCATGTCTCCCTCCACCTCCAGCACGACAGCCACGCCAAGACTGGCGACGTCACGGCGACGTACAAGATGAGCATACTCGACAAGTCCTGGGAGCCGTCGTGCACCCAAATAATGGAGAATCACCGCTTCGAGACAGACGATGGTTACTGGGGCTGGAGAAAGTTCATGAAACACAAAGATCTTGACCTTGACAGAGAGAAGTACCTCAAGGATGACTGCCTCTCCGTCCTCTGCGATGTCACAGTCGACGATGAGGTTGCGGCGCCCGAGCAACTCAATCCGGAACCAGCGCCTATGGAGCCTCCTCATGGATTACATCTCGCGGAAGCAGCGGACGTGATGATCCACCTCGGCGACGGGCAGAGGATCGGAGCGCACCG GTTCATCTACACCGACTCACCGCCGGCGCAGCTCGAGGAGGCACCGGCAACGACCGTGGAGCAGCTGCTCATGGCGGCGGACAGGTACGAACTGAAGAAGTTGAGGGCCGCCTGCGAGGAGGCGCTGTGCAAGAAGATCGACGTGAGCTCCGTGGCCACCGCCCTGGCGCTGGACGAGCGGTACGGCTGCCCGGCACTGAGGAAGGCGTGCATGCGCGTCCTCTCTTCTCCCGATAACCTAGAAGCTGTGGCGGCGTCATCTGATGGTTTGGAGAAGCTCAAGACACTGAGCCTCTCTGTCCTGCTGGATCTATTCGACAAGAACATGCCGTTGCGTGAGCAGCAACGGATGCTCCGGACTAACAGACTCGTGTCGGATCAGTCTGATAAAGGGTGGTGA